Within the Catalinimonas niigatensis genome, the region TAGAGAGAAATAAAGTTAAATTCGGTATTAATTTTGCCTGTTAACGCTTATTATTTCACCCCCTTGTTTTAGATTAAAGATCATGAAACCCACTATCAAAGCTTTTTCTCTCTTCGTTTTAGTAATCCTTATTGGCCTCGGTTGCGCCCGCAAAACAGTAACCCGGGTAGACACCAATACTGACATTGACTTAAGTGGACGTTGGAATGACGCCGATTCCAGAAGGGTAGCTGAGGCGCTTTCTGAAAGTGTAATTGAGAGTGCTTGGCTGGAAAATTTTACCAGATATCATGACAGAAAACCCGTAGTCATCGTAGGCCTGATGACCAACAAAAGCCATGAACATATAGAAGCAGAGACATTCATCAAAGACATTGAGAAAGAGATGATACGCACCGGTACGGTAAGGGTGGTGCAAAACAGCGTGTTCCGTGAGAAGCTTCGTGAAGAACGTGCCGATCAGCAGGAAATGGCTTCACCAGAAACCGCCAAAAGATGGGGTGCAGAGCTGGGTGCTGACTTCATGATGTTTGGTACGATCAATTCAATCGTAGATTCTGAGGGTAAACGTCAGGTTACTTTTTACCAGGTAGACCTGGAACTGGCCAATCTGGAAACCAATGAAATCGTGTGGCTGGATGGTAAAAAAATCAAAAAGTACATCGTCAACTGATATACTGCTTTTATTGATACTTCCGCCAGTTTTTTTAGTACCAGAAATCACCCTTCATGAGACATATCTACAGGGTTAGGCATCTGCTTTTGCTCAGTATTTTGCTGCTGTGCTTTTCCTGCGCTTCCTATTACCAGATGAACTATAAGTTCAATCGCTATTTTGAAGAAGGGGAGATGGAGAAGGCTGAGAAAGTATTGGCAAACAGCAAGAAAGCTTCCGAAGGTAAAGCCAAGCTTTTGTATCATCTGAACAGAGGGCTAGTAGCTTCTCTTCAGGGAGAATATGAAGAGAGCAATCAGTTTTTTGAACAGGCGTATACGCTGGGCGAAGATCTTCGGAATAACTACTGGAATACCGCTACCTCTCTGCTGCTTAATCCAAACTTCACGTATTATACCGGAGAAGATCATGAGCTTTTGCTCATTCATTACTATAAAGCACTCAACTTCCTAAAAATGGATGACAGACAATCTGCTTTGGTAGAATGCAGACGTTTGAATATTAAATTGCAGCAACTCAGTGATAAGTACAAGTCCAATGTATTGGGGAAAAAGGGAAAATACAGCCGCGATGCTTTTGTGCATAACCTGATGGGAATTATTTACGATGCCGATCAGGATTATAACAATGCTTTCATCGCTTACCGGAATGCCATAGAAATTTACCAGCAGGATTACCAGACGCTCTTTGGTGTTGGCCCGCCTGAGCAACTTAAAAAGGACCTGCTCAGAACAGCCTATCTGATGGGTTTTGAAACGGAGTTAACAAGCTATGAAAAGCAGTTTGGAATAAAGTATCAACATGAAAAGCAGGAGGGAGGAGAATTGGTTTTTTTCTGGAACAATGGTTTGGGACCGGTAAAAGATGAATGGAGTATCAACTTTGCTTTGGTAAGGGGGAGAGGTGGTGTTGTCAATTTTACCAACGACGCCCTTGGGCTCACATTTCCTTTCCAGTTGGAAAATGAGGAAGATTATGAAAAGAAAAACCTTAGCTCAGTAGAATTTATCAGGGTGGCTTTTCCCAAATATGTTGAGCGTCCCATGCTTTTTAATAATGCCTATTTACTGCTGGGGCAAGGCAAAAAAATTACTCTGGAACAAGCTGAAAACATCAGTGAAATTGCCTTTCAATCTCTTCAGCAGCGGATGCTGAAGGAGTTTGGTGTTTCACTACTTCGTGTGGCTATCAAAAAAGCCACTGAATACAGTGTGCGCAAAGAAAACGATGATCTGGGAGCCGTAATTGGTCTGGTAAACGCCATTACCGAAAAAGCGGATACCCGCAACTGGCAAACCATTCCCCATTCCATTTACTATGGAAGAGCGAAGCTGCCAGAAGGACAGCAGCATATCAGTTTACATATGCAAGGGAATCCAAGGAATGGCCACAGCCGTGATCATGATTTTGTGGTAAACATCCAAAAAGGAAAAACAACCTTCCAGACTTTCCACTCCCTGGATACGGATTATGTCTATTCAGCTTTGAATTATTAGTATTTAAGTATTGTGGAATAATGGTTCTAATAACTCATGATTTAATTTACAAGTTTGCACACCATAACACCATAACACCATAACACCATAACACCATAACACTCTAATAAGCATCAAGCAATAATATCATTCACTACCTTGCCATGCACGTCGGTCA harbors:
- a CDS encoding penicillin-binding protein activator LpoB; the protein is MKPTIKAFSLFVLVILIGLGCARKTVTRVDTNTDIDLSGRWNDADSRRVAEALSESVIESAWLENFTRYHDRKPVVIVGLMTNKSHEHIEAETFIKDIEKEMIRTGTVRVVQNSVFREKLREERADQQEMASPETAKRWGAELGADFMMFGTINSIVDSEGKRQVTFYQVDLELANLETNEIVWLDGKKIKKYIVN
- a CDS encoding COG3014 family protein; translated protein: MRHIYRVRHLLLLSILLLCFSCASYYQMNYKFNRYFEEGEMEKAEKVLANSKKASEGKAKLLYHLNRGLVASLQGEYEESNQFFEQAYTLGEDLRNNYWNTATSLLLNPNFTYYTGEDHELLLIHYYKALNFLKMDDRQSALVECRRLNIKLQQLSDKYKSNVLGKKGKYSRDAFVHNLMGIIYDADQDYNNAFIAYRNAIEIYQQDYQTLFGVGPPEQLKKDLLRTAYLMGFETELTSYEKQFGIKYQHEKQEGGELVFFWNNGLGPVKDEWSINFALVRGRGGVVNFTNDALGLTFPFQLENEEDYEKKNLSSVEFIRVAFPKYVERPMLFNNAYLLLGQGKKITLEQAENISEIAFQSLQQRMLKEFGVSLLRVAIKKATEYSVRKENDDLGAVIGLVNAITEKADTRNWQTIPHSIYYGRAKLPEGQQHISLHMQGNPRNGHSRDHDFVVNIQKGKTTFQTFHSLDTDYVYSALNY